The genomic stretch TACACGTAGGATTTCATGGTCGCTCAGCTGGCTGCAGAAAGTGGATAAATTTTTACGGCTTTCCTGATTTTTTGTTTTATAATACTGTATTGAAGCCTCTCTCAGACTTTCGGTAGCCTGATAAATATGTAATCCGGCATAATTAAAAATCGATTCCCCAAGAAGTGCCCCAAAAAGCCTGTTATGTTCAAGAAGTGTCTGCTGCTGTTCATCAAGCTTTACAGCGGGTAAGGGAGTAACAGGTAAATTTTTTAAATCCATGTATGATACCACCTTTTTATTTAATTTATATATGTTATTCAAATTTTGCAATCATATCCAAACGCTATAGATTATATCATAAAATGAGAGTTATTTAAATGAAAAAGTAATATAAGTTTTATATAGAGGTAATAAATAACATGAATATTATGCCAAAGAGAAAACAAATGGAAAATGTTAAAAAATAGGATATAATTTAATTGGAGTAATGGTTAATAATAATTTAAAAAGAATAAAGGTGAAATAATGAAGATTTTATTTATAATTTTTATTATCCTAATATTTAAAATCTTATTATTTGTAAAAGTCTGATTTCGTGTTATAATAATTCTGAATAACGTCAGAGTATATTCCCAGTTTGGAAAATATGGAAAATGTTATTTAAAACAAAAAATAAATGGAATTAGACAGAAAAGAAGGAAGAAAAATGGAAAAAAAATATGATGTACTGGAATTTTATAAAATAATAAATGAACTTATAAATCTATCAAAACTTGAAAAAACAAAGGAAAAATTTATAGATACGGATATCATTAAGGATAAGTCGACACTTGACAAGGAACTTATGCTGATGGCGGATCTGATTGATTTTTACAAATTTGACGACGGATTTGAGCTTACAGGACTGTCAAATATACAGAGATACATAAATTCAATTGAGCTGATAGGTTCATATCTGAATGCTGAAGACCTGGCAGATTTAAGGAAAAACCTGTCTGTATTCAGAATTTCCAAGAGCAGGGCAAAAAATGTAAGGGATAAATACAAAACAATATGGACACTCTTTACAGATGTTGAAGAAGTGAAGGAAATAGAGCAGTTTATAGGAGAGGCCATAAATGATGATGGAAATCTGAAGGATGATGCCTCAATCGGACTAAGGGATGTGAGAAGACAGAAACAGAATATAAATGCCAATATAAAAGAAAAATTTGATGACCTTATGAATAATAAGGAAACACAGAGGGCAATTCAGGAAAGAATAATTACTCAAAGAAATGACAGATATGTAATAGCTGTAAAAACAGATTTTAAAGGCCTTATAAAAGGAATAGAGCATGACAGGTCAGCAACTGGAAGTACAGTGTATATAGAACCTTTAAATGTTGTTTCCTTAAATAACAAGCTCAGGGAATATGAAGCACGTGAAAGGGAAGAAATAAGAAAAATACTGTTAAGGCTTACAGAACTCATAAGAACTAAGAAGGAAGAAATAATCAGGATTAAGGAAATTCTGGAAAGACTGGATTATTTGAATGCCAAGACAGTATATTCAATAAATAAGAAATGTACAGTGCCTAAAGTTATAAATAAGGAATACTTGAAACTTGTAGAGGCGAGACATCCTCTGATTGATGAGAATACAGTTGTTCCTATAAATTTTGAATTGGGGAACAGTGAAAATATAATGCTTATTACAGGACCGAATACAGGAGGAAAGACAGTTACTCTGAAGGTGGCAGGATTACTCACATTAATGGCATTATCAGGAATTCCGGTACCAGCAAATGAAAAAACAGAAATAGGACATTTTGGAAGTGTCCTTGCAGATATTGGAGATGAACAGAGCATAGAGCAGAACCTGTCTTCATTTTCAGGCCATGTGAAAAAAATAAAGGAAATAATGGAAGAGGCAAACAGCAGTTCCCTTGTGCTGATGGATGAGCTTGGAAGTGGTACTGATCCTATGGAAGGTGCAGCATTTGCAATGGCGATAATCGACTATCTGAACGGAAAGAATATAAAATCAATAATTACGACACACTACAGCGAAGTAAAGGCTTATGCCTTCAATACAACAGGCATAAAAAGTGCATCAATGGAATTTAATGTGGAAACGCTTTCGCCAACATACAGACTTCTTGAGGGGATTCCTGGAGAAAGTAATGCCCTTATAATAGCAGGAAAATATGGAATAAGTGAGCAGATAATAAATACAGCCAGAAGCTACATAAGCGAAGATAATCAGAAAGTGGAAGAAATGCTTAAATCCATCAAGGAAAAGAATGATGAGCTTGAAGTTCTGAAATTTGAACTGGAAAATACAAGAAGGGAATTTGAAGAACAGAAAAATTCTTATGAGCAGAAAATAACTCAGGTTGAAAATGAGAAAAATGAAGTTATAAAGAAGGCATATGAAGAAGCTGACAATTATCTGAAGGAAGTGCAGTCAAAGGCTAAAAACCTTATAGACAGAATAAGTCAGGACGAAGTGAAAAAGGAAGAGGCAAAAA from Leptotrichia sp. oral taxon 215 str. W9775 encodes the following:
- a CDS encoding endonuclease MutS2 yields the protein MEKKYDVLEFYKIINELINLSKLEKTKEKFIDTDIIKDKSTLDKELMLMADLIDFYKFDDGFELTGLSNIQRYINSIELIGSYLNAEDLADLRKNLSVFRISKSRAKNVRDKYKTIWTLFTDVEEVKEIEQFIGEAINDDGNLKDDASIGLRDVRRQKQNINANIKEKFDDLMNNKETQRAIQERIITQRNDRYVIAVKTDFKGLIKGIEHDRSATGSTVYIEPLNVVSLNNKLREYEAREREEIRKILLRLTELIRTKKEEIIRIKEILERLDYLNAKTVYSINKKCTVPKVINKEYLKLVEARHPLIDENTVVPINFELGNSENIMLITGPNTGGKTVTLKVAGLLTLMALSGIPVPANEKTEIGHFGSVLADIGDEQSIEQNLSSFSGHVKKIKEIMEEANSSSLVLMDELGSGTDPMEGAAFAMAIIDYLNGKNIKSIITTHYSEVKAYAFNTTGIKSASMEFNVETLSPTYRLLEGIPGESNALIIAGKYGISEQIINTARSYISEDNQKVEEMLKSIKEKNDELEVLKFELENTRREFEEQKNSYEQKITQVENEKNEVIKKAYEEADNYLKEVQSKAKNLIDRISQDEVKKEEAKNAQRSLNMLRESFIADKKQNVKERKVVAKNIDVQEGEEVLVKTLNQNGKVLRIIPETNSVQVQAGILKLVVSMDDIVKIEKKKVNKFRSFASLKSSQVRGEIDLRGKNADEAIADLEVYLDRAMLTGYHEVYIIHGKGTMVLRKKIQEFLKTSKYVTEFKDANQNEGGIGCTVATLK